From the genome of Bradyrhizobium elkanii USDA 76, one region includes:
- a CDS encoding outer membrane protein, translating into MRRLVLAAMMIGTVTGAQAADLPDFPILRGSYVDAPSRSGNWEGWYVGGQIGYTSGDIDFSHAPSAMTSFMLRESVLADPVSGWALLPKNHAQSNGFGAFVGRNWQWDDVVLGVEANYNYLNGLESSAGDSMTRQIVNPKGETPPSGHTYTYNTTLSGSAALQVKDVTTFRGRAGWAAGNFLPYMFGGVAVGRMSVSRSATVSFDKYDAWAETQTVGNNTVTIQHNDYLGSGSAAQTEQRVNNYAIGWTAGLGLEYCVVGGLFLRGEWEYVRFAAVKNIAVDMNSFRVGAGYKF; encoded by the coding sequence ATGCGTAGGTTGGTGCTGGCAGCGATGATGATTGGAACGGTGACCGGCGCGCAGGCTGCCGACCTGCCGGACTTTCCGATCCTGCGCGGCTCCTATGTCGATGCACCGAGCAGGAGCGGGAACTGGGAAGGATGGTACGTCGGCGGCCAGATCGGCTATACCTCCGGCGACATCGATTTCAGCCACGCGCCAAGCGCGATGACCTCCTTCATGCTGCGCGAGAGCGTTCTGGCCGACCCGGTTTCGGGCTGGGCCCTGCTGCCGAAGAACCATGCGCAGAGCAACGGATTCGGCGCATTCGTCGGCCGCAACTGGCAATGGGACGACGTCGTGCTCGGCGTCGAGGCCAACTACAATTACCTGAACGGCCTCGAGAGTTCGGCGGGCGACTCGATGACGCGGCAGATCGTGAATCCCAAGGGCGAGACTCCTCCGAGCGGGCACACCTACACCTACAACACCACGTTGTCGGGTAGCGCCGCCTTGCAGGTCAAGGATGTCACGACCTTCCGCGGACGTGCCGGATGGGCGGCAGGCAATTTCCTGCCTTACATGTTCGGCGGTGTTGCGGTGGGACGCATGTCGGTGTCACGTTCGGCGACGGTGTCGTTTGACAAGTACGATGCCTGGGCCGAGACCCAGACGGTCGGCAACAACACCGTTACAATTCAGCATAACGACTACCTGGGCTCAGGCAGCGCCGCCCAGACGGAGCAGCGGGTGAACAACTATGCGATCGGCTGGACCGCGGGCCTCGGGCTTGAATATTGCGTGGTCGGCGGGTTGTTTCTCCGCGGCGAGTGGGAATATGTGCGCTTCGCGGCGGTCAAGAATATCGCCGTCGACATGAACAGCTTCCGGGTCGGCGCCGGCTACAAGTTCTGA
- a CDS encoding GNAT family N-acetyltransferase: protein MTEASSITIRRARREDVAAIVGMLADDPLGSARERIEDPLPQSYYEAFARVERDPNLQLVVAVDGEGVVVGCLQLAVLPGISSQGGSRGLLEDVRVAKHCRSRGIGEKLVQWAVTEARARGCMLVELLTHQTRVDAQRFYERLGFARSHVGMTIRF, encoded by the coding sequence ATGACTGAAGCTTCATCCATCACGATCCGCCGCGCCCGCCGCGAAGACGTCGCCGCCATCGTCGGCATGCTTGCGGACGATCCGCTCGGCAGTGCGCGCGAGCGGATCGAAGACCCGTTGCCGCAAAGCTATTACGAGGCCTTCGCGCGGGTCGAGCGCGATCCCAACCTGCAACTCGTCGTCGCCGTCGACGGGGAGGGCGTCGTCGTCGGCTGTCTGCAGCTCGCGGTTCTGCCGGGCATCAGCTCGCAGGGCGGCTCGCGCGGCCTGCTCGAGGACGTTCGCGTTGCAAAGCATTGCCGCAGCCGCGGCATCGGCGAGAAGCTCGTGCAATGGGCGGTCACGGAGGCGCGCGCGCGAGGCTGCATGCTCGTCGAATTGCTGACGCATCAGACGCGGGTCGATGCGCAACGATTCTATGAACGGCTTGGGTTCGCACGCAGCCATGTCGGGATGACGATTCGATTTTGA